One Candidatus Chazhemtobacterium aquaticus genomic window, TCTTATCTCTTAACTCCCTGATTGCATCAATCCCTCGATGCGACGCTGCATCAATCTCCATTACATCTACAAAACTTCCCTGTTCTATAGCCCTACAGTTATCACACTCTAAACACGGCTCACCACTAGCGGTTGGCTTCTCACAATTAACCACCTTAGCCAGTATTCTAGCCGCCGAGGTTTTACCCGAACCCCTTGGGCCCACAAACAAATATGCATGGGCCAACTCACCCTTCTTTAACCCCGCCGCCAAAGTATTCCTTACCTCCTCAAGGTCAAGTTCCTCAATTCTTCTTGGTCGATATTTACGATAGAAACTACTCATCAATCACCACTCTAGAATAGCCCCATCAGTGATATCAACTACCAATTAATAGATCAAAATACTACTCCTCATCCACATACTATGAAGTATCAGGCAAAACTCAATTCACTAAATTCCTTTCATTAACCCCGTTGCAAAATTATTTTTATCATGTTATACTATAGGTCCGCAACCAGCGGATTGCACATATATTGCTAAGGAGCACAGAATGGCTAAGAATGCTCACGGTGAAAAGCTCTGCAGGTGTGGGGTGCCGTTAAGATGGCATCCAGCAGGCTGCCCCTCCGCGAAGGACCTGCCCAAGGTTCTCGCCAAAATCGAGAAAGAACGGCAAGCAAGAGAGGCCCAAGAAGCCGCTCGAACCACCGTTCCTGAAGCAGCCGCTGCAACAGACTGATCACCACTCCCCTAGCTCTTCTTTCTTTTTTCAGCCACCCTGCGAAATACTTTCAAAGGGTGGCTCCTTTTTTTCTAGAATCTAATCGTGATGAATCCCCATCAAGTGAAGCAGCCCGTGTTTAACCAAGAAGTCGACTTCCTCATCTACTGTAATCTGTCTCTCTAATGCTTGCTTCATTGCCTGTGGCCAACTTACAATCACTTCTCCCAAATACAATCCGTTATCAGTGGGTTCAATAAACTCACTTACCTTCTCACTAGTCTCCGTTTGCGAAAAACTTAATACATCAGTCGTTCCCTCCACCTTTAAATATTTCATATTTAACTCCTTCATCTTCCGATCTCCCACCATCACCACACCTACCTGCATCTCGCCCTCCACCCCCATCTCACGCAAAAAATCTCTCACTAATTTTCTAATTCGCTTTCGATCAATCGGATATCGACTATCCGCCCTTATATGAACCTTAATCTCTTTGTCTCCCATACCCTTACTTCACCAACTCATTAACAATCCTTGCCACCAAGTTACCATCTACCTTTTCTTTACCAATCTTGCCAATTACCTTACCAATCACCATTCCTTTATTTACTCCCTCACCAGCTTCCCCTACTACTTCTTTAACCACCTTTCTTACCTCATCCTCACCCACCTGCTCTGGCATATACTCCATTAACACCTTCATCTCATCCTCCTCATCCTTAACTCTCTCCTGCTCACCTACCTGACCAAAGGCTTCAATTGCTTCCTTACGTTTCTTTATCTCCAACTTAACCGCTGCCATCTCATCCTCAGTAGTTACCTGACTACCTCTTTTTTCCAAATACTCCAAAGAAGAAATTAGCATCCGCAAAGCCCTCACCCTGGGCAAATCTCTCGCCTTGGTAGCTTGATACAAATCTGTTCGAACTTTCTCTATCAACATTAGCGCTTTAATGTCCCTCGACGACGCGCTGCTCTGCGCCTCTCTCGAGCTTGTTCTTTCTTTTTGATGATTCTCTCTCGTTTTCGCAGTTCAGATGGTGGTACAAAACCCTCCATCAGTCTCTGTTTCATCTTTTCCAACACCTCATCAAACATAGTTTCTCTACGAAACTCGCTTAAGACTTGTTGGTTAGAATCACCTGGTTTTTTCCTAATAACTACTGGCACTTACAGTGCACCTCCTTTCTTATATTACGTTTATGTTTCTCCACCGGGCTCGGTTTCTGATCCACCCATCACATGTATATGTTCATGGTCAAAGTGGTTATACCCTCCCCCGTTGTTCACTAATTTATATCCCCGCTTATCCAAACCTTTCTCGCGCACCACCTCGTAAACCGCCTCCATTAATCCCTGGTAAAGATCTAAACCTTTACCTTGAACTAACGCCAATTTACTTCGGTGTTCTTTCGGCATTACCAAAATATGCACCGGGGCTTTCGGATACTTGTTCAATATCGCGAGAAAAGACTGATTCTCCCAGACTTTAACAGACGGTTCTTCACCATCAATTATCTTACAAAAAAGACAATCCGGGTCCTTTGTCATCGCCATAAGTATATCAGGTCATCCACCTCCAACTCAACCCCATCAAAACCAACTCTGCAGTTTTTCCTGAATCCCCATCCACCCTCCAGTTATTCTCGCCACATCATTAAAGGTAATCACCACCATTAGTCCCAACAAAAGCATCATTCCTGCCATGTTAATCCATCCCTCGACATCCTCTCTAAGCTTCCTTCCCCTAACCAACTCTATCCCTAAAAACAACAATCTTCCTCCATCTAAACCAGGGAAAGGCAGTAAGTTAAGAATCATTAAATTAACTGACAAAATTCCCACAAACTGAAGCACCGCCATCCAACCAGCCTCTCTCGCCTGATTACTAATCTGATAAATACCCACCGGCCCAGCAATGTCCTTAGGCAATCCCTGACCTGTTACCAACTGATACACCATTCCTCCCAGCCCCACCACTATCTCTCTTCCCCAAGCAAAAGCCTCCTGAAATCCCACCCAAACACCTCTAAACGGCATTTGATACCAAGGATACTTAGTTAGTTCCGTATCCGTCACCACCGCCCCCAGTGCCCCTTCATTGGGCCCTGGATCACTTCTTAGTGTTACTTTCTTTTCAACTACTCCCTCCCCCTCCTTTATCTTCAGCACTACCTCCTCACCCAAGTTTTCTCGTAACTTCTCAACAAACCCTTCACTCCCCTCGATTACCAGCTCCCCCTCATTGGTCACTAAAGAAGTCACAATCACCCCCTCCTCAAGACCAGCGGTCTGAGCCGGACTTCCCTCACTTACTTCCAAAACCCTTACTCCATCAATCATCGCCGGCACCCCAAGAATCGAGTAAACAGTTCCAAACAATACCACTGCCAATACCAAGTTCATTGTTACTCCCGCCACCAATACCACCGCTCTCTGCCAAACCGGCTTGCTCCAAAAAGCCCTCTCATCCTTAACCTCCTGACCCTCACCGTTCTCTCCATAGATCTTCACAAAACCACCAATCGGCAACCAGTTAATCGTATACTCCGTCTCTCCTCTCTTAAACAGTCTCAACATTCTCGGCGGGAAACCGATTCCAAACTCCTCTACCTTGATCTTGAAAAACCTAGCTGCTGCAAAATGACCCCACTCGTGTACCAACACCACCACCGTCAAAATCAGTAAAAACAACAAAACCTGCATGCACTCTATCCTAGCACAATTTACCTACATCCTCTCCGGTACTCCAATACCCAACAACCCTAGTCCTTGCTCCAAAACCTCAACCACTCCCTTGGCCAAAAACCACCGCAAAGGCTCTACCTCACCCTCATCAATCACCCGATGCTTGCTGTAGAAATCATTGAATGACTTAGCCAAATCAAAAACATAATCGGCCAGCAAGTTGGGTGAATAATCTAGTGTCGCCTCCTTGACTACCTCTGGAAACTTATCAAGCAACTTGATAACCCTTACTTCCTCTATATCAAGATTCTTTCTTAAACTTATGTCTTGATTCACCTCACTTGAGGTATCAATTATCCGCCTGGCCCTCACTGTCGCATACTGCACATATGGTCCAGAATACCCATCCAGTCTTAAAGCCTCCTCCTGATCAAATCGGTACGCTGTTACAGGGCTATGCTTAAGATCAAAAAACTTCACCGCTCCAATACCCACCATCTCAGCTGAGTGTTTGTTAATCTCACCCGCTCTCTTCACAATTTCATCAAGCCACTCTGCCATTCTCACTCCCGTTCCTTTCCTGGTACTCATCTTTTTTCCATCCTCTCCCAAAACCATCCCATGTGCCACATGAACCAGATTATCCCGCTTCACCCAGCCCAGTTTATCCACCGCCGCAAACACTTGTTTAAAATGTAAACTCTGCTCCCCACCAACTTCGTAAACATACAAATCCGATTTCAATCCCTGCGTCCTGCTTCTATATCTAACTGTCGCCAAATCTCTGGTAAAGTAGGTTGTCCCCCCGTCTGACTTAACCAGCATTCCAACTGGTAGTCCATCACCTAGATCCATCACCAGTGCTCCCTCACTCTCTCTTGCCAGTCCCTTCTCCTTTACCTCTCTGATTACCTCCTTCATCTCCTCTTCATAAAAACTCTCTCCATATGCATGCTCTATCTCTACCCCCAGTTGTTTGTATATCTTCTCAAAATCGGCCTTTGACTTATCTATCGCCACCTGCCAAATACTTCTTGCTCCCTCATCTCCTTGCTCGAGTCTTACAAACGCTTCTTTTGCCTTTTCTCGCAAACTTTCATCTTCCTTAGCTCTCTGGTTGTACTCCACATACAGTCTCTCCATCTCCTCTACCGTCATTTCACTCAAATCAAGACCTCCTTCCTCAACTGCAGCGATAATCATGCCAAACTGAGTTCCCCAATCACCCAAATGATTATCTCCCACTGTCTTCCATCCAGAAAACTCAAACAAATTCCTGATACTTTGCCCAATAATGGTGCTTCTAAGATGCCCTACCGAGAAATTCTTGGCAATATTCGGACTACTGTACTCAATCAATACCTGCCTACCCTTTCCCCAATCACCACTACCCCAATCCTTTCCTTGTTTAACTATTTCCTGTAATCTTTCTACCCACCATTCGGTTTTTATCGTAAAGTTAATAAAACCAGGACCAGCTATCTCTATTCCATCCAAACTCTTCATCAAATCTGAATTCTTTAGTTCACTCACAATCTTTTCAGCTTTTTCTATCGGATTACCAGCACCAACAAGCGCTACATTACTGGCCCAATCTCCATGACCTTCCTCTCTTGGTCTCTCAACAACATAACTCTCTA contains:
- the argS gene encoding arginine--tRNA ligase; translated protein: MEREIRKAIDEVLHKLKLAVESYVVERPREEGHGDWASNVALVGAGNPIEKAEKIVSELKNSDLMKSLDGIEIAGPGFINFTIKTEWWVERLQEIVKQGKDWGSGDWGKGRQVLIEYSSPNIAKNFSVGHLRSTIIGQSIRNLFEFSGWKTVGDNHLGDWGTQFGMIIAAVEEGGLDLSEMTVEEMERLYVEYNQRAKEDESLREKAKEAFVRLEQGDEGARSIWQVAIDKSKADFEKIYKQLGVEIEHAYGESFYEEEMKEVIREVKEKGLARESEGALVMDLGDGLPVGMLVKSDGGTTYFTRDLATVRYRSRTQGLKSDLYVYEVGGEQSLHFKQVFAAVDKLGWVKRDNLVHVAHGMVLGEDGKKMSTRKGTGVRMAEWLDEIVKRAGEINKHSAEMVGIGAVKFFDLKHSPVTAYRFDQEEALRLDGYSGPYVQYATVRARRIIDTSSEVNQDISLRKNLDIEEVRVIKLLDKFPEVVKEATLDYSPNLLADYVFDLAKSFNDFYSKHRVIDEGEVEPLRWFLAKGVVEVLEQGLGLLGIGVPERM
- a CDS encoding HIT domain-containing protein, producing MAMTKDPDCLFCKIIDGEEPSVKVWENQSFLAILNKYPKAPVHILVMPKEHRSKLALVQGKGLDLYQGLMEAVYEVVREKGLDKRGYKLVNNGGGYNHFDHEHIHVMGGSETEPGGET
- a CDS encoding GatB/YqeY domain-containing protein; translation: MLIEKVRTDLYQATKARDLPRVRALRMLISSLEYLEKRGSQVTTEDEMAAVKLEIKKRKEAIEAFGQVGEQERVKDEEDEMKVLMEYMPEQVGEDEVRKVVKEVVGEAGEGVNKGMVIGKVIGKIGKEKVDGNLVARIVNELVK
- a CDS encoding M50 family metallopeptidase, which codes for MQVLLFLLILTVVVLVHEWGHFAAARFFKIKVEEFGIGFPPRMLRLFKRGETEYTINWLPIGGFVKIYGENGEGQEVKDERAFWSKPVWQRAVVLVAGVTMNLVLAVVLFGTVYSILGVPAMIDGVRVLEVSEGSPAQTAGLEEGVIVTSLVTNEGELVIEGSEGFVEKLRENLGEEVVLKIKEGEGVVEKKVTLRSDPGPNEGALGAVVTDTELTKYPWYQMPFRGVWVGFQEAFAWGREIVVGLGGMVYQLVTGQGLPKDIAGPVGIYQISNQAREAGWMAVLQFVGILSVNLMILNLLPFPGLDGGRLLFLGIELVRGRKLREDVEGWINMAGMMLLLGLMVVITFNDVARITGGWMGIQEKLQSWF
- the ybeY gene encoding rRNA maturation RNase YbeY; this encodes MGDKEIKVHIRADSRYPIDRKRIRKLVRDFLREMGVEGEMQVGVVMVGDRKMKELNMKYLKVEGTTDVLSFSQTETSEKVSEFIEPTDNGLYLGEVIVSWPQAMKQALERQITVDEEVDFLVKHGLLHLMGIHHD